ACCGCCTGGCGATCAAATCTCTATCTATTGAAGTCCAGGCGAACGAAATACTGGGCATCATTGGTCCGGCCAATAGTGGCAAGACCTCATTTTTACGGACATTAAATCGCCTGATTGATCTAATTGAAGGAACAAAGGTAACCGGCCGCGTAATGATAGATAATACGGATATCTATGGGCAGATCGATGTTGAAGCACTTCGACGCAAGGTAGGCATGATCTTTGCCCTCCCCACCCCTTTGCCGATTTCCATATTTGACAATGTCGTTTATGGATTGCGCCGAAAAGGGATAAAAAATCTGTCCTTACTTGAAAAAGCGGTAGAGCAAAGTCTGAAGGCGGCTTATCTCTGGGATGAGGTTAAAGACAGACTGCATCAACTGGCGATGAAACTTTCCGGCGGACAGCAGCAGAGACTTTGTATCGCCCGCACCCTGGCCCTGGAGCCGGAGGTAATCCTCTTTGATGAACCCTGTTCAGGACTTGACCCTGTTTCTACCGCCAAGGTAGAAGAGGCTATGATGAAATTGAAAGAGAAATATACTATCATACTGGTAACCAACAA
The genomic region above belongs to bacterium and contains:
- the pstB gene encoding phosphate ABC transporter ATP-binding protein PstB, with the protein product MAGPLPVKVLTENLNIWYEDRLAIKSLSIEVQANEILGIIGPANSGKTSFLRTLNRLIDLIEGTKVTGRVMIDNTDIYGQIDVEALRRKVGMIFALPTPLPISIFDNVVYGLRRKGIKNLSLLEKAVEQSLKAAYLWDEVKDRLHQLAMKLSGGQQQRLCIARTLALEPEVILFDEPCSGLDPVSTAKVEEAMMKLKEKYTIILVTNNTKQAARVADRTAFFLMGEMIEIGQTERIFTVPQDQRTGDYITGRFG